In Thermodesulfobacteriota bacterium, the following are encoded in one genomic region:
- a CDS encoding cation diffusion facilitator family transporter, whose product MKPAAFRATLVNIVGNTLLFVLKIWVALLSGSIALLSDAFNSLTDMASSVAVFICVRISAEEADEGHPFGHKRAEPIAGIIIAVLAGILGFEVIKASAERVLYGGGGETVVGWLAFAVLLLTMVVKTGMAWYFRVVGRAVRSPAIQASSVDSFCDVMVSGAALVGIAGVKLGYPILDPLAGFLISLWIIYTGYTIGMENVDYLMGKAPPKKLTDEIKAAALSVEGVKDINTVRAHYVGNFIHVEIHIEVAKYLSTFDSHTIGKEVERAVERIEAIEKSFIHIDPV is encoded by the coding sequence ATGAAACCCGCCGCGTTCAGGGCCACACTCGTAAACATAGTAGGCAATACCCTGCTCTTCGTCCTGAAAATATGGGTCGCGCTCCTCTCCGGCTCCATAGCGCTCCTCTCCGACGCCTTCAACTCGCTTACGGACATGGCCTCCTCGGTGGCCGTCTTCATATGCGTCAGGATATCCGCCGAGGAGGCCGACGAGGGCCACCCCTTCGGGCACAAGAGGGCCGAGCCCATAGCGGGAATAATTATAGCCGTGCTCGCCGGCATACTCGGCTTCGAGGTCATAAAGGCCTCGGCGGAGAGGGTCCTCTACGGCGGCGGCGGTGAGACGGTCGTCGGGTGGCTCGCCTTCGCCGTGCTCCTTCTAACCATGGTCGTTAAGACCGGCATGGCCTGGTACTTCAGGGTCGTCGGCAGGGCCGTAAGAAGCCCCGCCATACAGGCGAGCAGCGTGGACTCTTTCTGCGACGTCATGGTCTCCGGGGCGGCGCTCGTGGGCATCGCCGGGGTGAAACTCGGCTACCCGATACTCGACCCGCTGGCGGGCTTTCTTATAAGCCTCTGGATAATATACACCGGCTACACCATAGGCATGGAGAACGTGGACTACCTCATGGGCAAGGCCCCCCCGAAAAAACTCACCGACGAGATAAAGGCGGCGGCGCTATCGGTAGAGGGGGTCAAGGACATAAACACCGTAAGGGCACACTACGTAGGGAACTTCATACACGTGGAGATACACATAGAGGTGGCGAAGTACCTCTCGACCTTCGACTCGCACACCATAGGGAAAGAGGTCGAGAGGGCCGTCGAGAGGATCGAGGCGATAGAGAAGTCCTTTATCCACATAGACCCGGTATGA